The following are encoded in a window of Castanea sativa cultivar Marrone di Chiusa Pesio chromosome 9, ASM4071231v1 genomic DNA:
- the LOC142608707 gene encoding uncharacterized protein LOC142608707, which yields MASTRQFKEERAEAAAKLAASDDLSDVNRERRECEEGVKTTEQTQYSQQQYHQEQDQRPGVIGSVMKAVHDTYEHAKKAVVGKTQETTESTKETTEQAAEKAKEAKDRAAEKAREAKDTTAEKTKEYKDYTTEKAKETTEKAAEKARETKDSTKGKAEEYKDYAAEKAKEVAEKAKQAKDSAVGKASECEYKDYGAEKAIEGKDTTLGKLGEIKDSAADAAKRAMGFLTDKKEEVKEKTEETKEATKLKLSETTEEARRKMEGLKLKGQEYKDEATRNEPDAERAATAYVVLDDDTGALREVGTVEVDVEETRPGYVASKLKEADQISGQAFNDVGHLDDEGKVRIEAGSPR from the exons ATGGCGTCTACAAGGCAATTCAAGGAAGAGAGAGCCGAGGCAGCAGCGAAACTTGCTGCCTCTGATGATCTCAGCGATGTTaacagagaaagaagagagtgTGAAGAAGGTGTTAAGACGACTGAGCAAACACAATACTCACAACAACAATACCACCAAGAGCAAGATCAAAGGCCTGGCGTTATTGGGTCAGTGATGAAAGCAGTTCATGACACATACGAGCATGCAAAGAAAGCTGTAGTTGGCAAGACCCAAGAGACTACAGAGTCCACAAAGGAAACAACAGAGCAAGCTGCAGAGAAAGCTAAAGAGGCTAAAGATAGAGCTGCAGAGAAAGCAAGAGAGGCTAAAGATACTACAGCTGAGAAAACTAAGGAGTACAAGGATTATACAACTGAGAAGGCGAAAGAGACTACAGAGAAGGCTGCAGAAAAGGCTAGGGAAACAAAGGACTCTACCAAGGGGAAGGCGGAGGAGTACAAGGACTATGCAGCAGAGAAAGCAAAGGAGGTGGCGGAGAAGGCAAAACAAGCCAAGGACTCTGCGGTGGGAAAGGCAAGTGAGTGTGAGTATAAGGATTACGGGGCGGAGAAAGCTATAGAGGGGAAGGATACTACGTTGGGTAAGCTTGGAGAGATTAAGGACTCTGCTGCCGATGCTGCTAAAAGAGCTATGGGTTTCTTGACTGATAAGAAAGAGGAAGTCAAGGAGAAGACTGAAGAGACTAAAGAGGCAACCAAGTT GAAGTTGAGCGAAACAACAGAGGAAGCGAGACGGAAAATGGAAGGGTTGAAGCTGAAGGGCCAGGAGTACAAGGACGAAGCTACCCGAAATGAGCCTGATGCTGAGAG GGCCGCTACTGCGTATGTGGTGTTGGATGATGATACCGGAGCATTAAGGGAAGTAGGGACGGTTGAGGTGGATGTTGAAGAGACCCGACCAGGATATGTAGCTTCAAAACTGAAAGAGGCTGATCAAATTAGCGGTCAGGCTTTTAACGATGTGGGGCATTTGGATGATGAAGGCAAAGTACGTATTGAGGCGGGGTCGCCAAGATAA